A stretch of the Capsicum annuum cultivar UCD-10X-F1 chromosome 8, UCD10Xv1.1, whole genome shotgun sequence genome encodes the following:
- the LOC107839102 gene encoding metalloendoproteinase 3-MMP, which produces MRIPLFIAILFVLTLSSIRSPASAHFFPNISSIPPSLLKPNATAWAAFQKLLGCHSGQKVDGLAKIKKYFHYFGYVNSSGNFTDDFDDILEYAIKTYQQNFNLNTTGVLDGPTIQHIIKPRCGNADIVNGATTMNSGKPPAGTPTMHTVAHYSFFPGRPRWPASKTDLTYAFLPANSLTDTIKSVFSRAFDRWSEVTPLTFTETASFQSADIKVGFFAGDHNDGEPFDGPMGTLAHAFSPPAGHFHLDGEENWVIDSVPIDDGNFFSTLSAVDLESVAVHEIGHLLGLGHSSVEDSIMYPTLGAGTRRVELANDDIQGVQELYGSNPNFTGPSTTLTPSQENDTNGTPKFGLSWVHGFLWLVGLFVTLVQF; this is translated from the coding sequence ATGAGGATTCCTTTATTCATAGCCATTCTTTTTGTTCTAACCTTATCAAGTATTCGATCTCCAGcctcagctcatttctttccaaaTATTTCTTCTATTCCTCCTTCTTTGTTGAAACCTAATGCCACTGCTTGGGCTGCTTTTCAGAAGTTATTAGGATGTCACTCCGGTCAGAAAGTCGATGGCTTAGctaaaattaaaaagtattttcactattttggatACGTTAATTCATCAGGTAACTTCACTGATGACtttgatgatattcttgaataTGCTATCAAGACTTACCAGCAAAATTTCAACCTCAACACCACCGGTGTACTCGACGGGCCGACTATTCAGCATATCATAAAACCCAGATGTGGAAACGCCGACATCGTTAACGGCGCTACTACTATGAACTCCGGCAAGCCGCCGGCAGGTACTCCGACGATGCACACAGTCGCTCACTACTCATTCTTCCCGGGAAGACCACGGTGGCCGGCGAGTAAGACTGATTTGACATACGCGTTTCTACCGGCAAACAGTCTGACGGATACCATTAAGAGCGTGTTTTCACGCGCGTTTGATCGGTGGTCGGAGGTAACCCCATTGACCTTCACTGAAACAGCATCGTTTCAATCAGCTGATATTAAAGTCGGTTTTTTCGCCGGAGATCACAACGATGGCGAGCCATTCGATGGTCCGATGGGGACATTAGCACACGCGTTTTCACCGCCGGCAGGCCATTTTCACTTGGACGGCGAGGAGAATTGGGTCATTGACAGTGTGCCGATTGATGATGGGAATTTCTTTTCTACATTATCGGCGGTGGATCTTGAATCAGTTGCGGTTCATGAAATCGGGCATTTATTGGGTTTGGGTCACTCATCTGTAGAAGATTCCATTATGTACCCGACTTTAGGAGCGGGTACACGAAGAGTAGAGCTTGCTAATGATGATATTCAGGGAGTGCAGGAATTATACGGGTCTAACCCGAATTTTACGGGGCCGAGTACAACTTTGACTCCAAGCCAAGAGAATGACACAAATGGAACCCCGAAATTTGGTTTATCGTGGGTCCATGGATTTTTATGGCTTGTTGGATTGTTCGTTACGCTTGttcaattttga